In Candidatus Hadarchaeales archaeon, one DNA window encodes the following:
- the ftsY gene encoding signal recognition particle-docking protein FtsY gives MLEKLKEKLRKVKAKLTKKLEEKATQKEEEPKKPSKTAPKLKVKRALKRAIGIELSPQDLEDILWDLQVSLLESDVAVPVADEVLRRVKERLTGRKLGLRENPRKVAEEVLEEALREILEPKEKVDLMEVIKAKNEKNEPAVLVFFGINGTGKTTTIAKLAKYLRDKGFRVVLAASDTFRAGGIEQLEIHAKRLGVELVKQKQGADAAAVAYDAISHAKARGFQVVLVDTAGRMQTDRDLMDEMKKIVRVIKPDLKIFVGDALTGNDAVEQAKTFNQEVGIDGSILCKMDADARGGAALSITYVTGKPILFLGVGQGYEDLVEFKPELILKPLLEEG, from the coding sequence ATGCTCGAGAAACTCAAGGAAAAACTGCGCAAGGTAAAGGCGAAGCTCACGAAGAAACTGGAAGAGAAAGCCACCCAGAAAGAAGAGGAACCAAAAAAACCCTCCAAGACCGCTCCAAAGCTTAAGGTGAAGAGGGCACTGAAGAGGGCCATAGGAATTGAGCTCTCTCCTCAGGATCTGGAGGACATTCTTTGGGACTTGCAGGTTTCCCTCTTGGAGAGTGATGTGGCGGTACCTGTAGCGGATGAGGTCCTACGGAGGGTGAAGGAAAGGCTCACGGGAAGAAAGTTGGGACTAAGGGAAAATCCAAGGAAGGTGGCAGAAGAGGTGCTGGAAGAGGCCCTCAGGGAAATCCTAGAACCGAAGGAGAAGGTGGATCTGATGGAAGTGATAAAGGCCAAGAACGAGAAGAACGAGCCTGCGGTGTTGGTTTTCTTCGGCATCAACGGAACGGGAAAGACCACCACCATAGCCAAGTTAGCCAAGTACCTCAGGGACAAGGGGTTCAGGGTGGTCCTGGCGGCTTCGGATACTTTCAGGGCCGGAGGGATAGAACAACTGGAAATACACGCCAAGAGATTGGGAGTGGAACTGGTGAAACAGAAACAGGGGGCGGACGCAGCCGCAGTGGCCTATGATGCCATTTCCCATGCCAAGGCCAGAGGTTTTCAGGTGGTTTTGGTGGATACCGCGGGCAGAATGCAAACCGATAGGGACTTGATGGATGAGATGAAAAAGATCGTGAGAGTCATCAAACCGGATCTCAAGATTTTCGTGGGGGATGCCCTAACGGGAAACGATGCGGTGGAACAGGCTAAGACCTTCAACCAGGAGGTGGGAATAGACGGTTCCATCCTTTGTAAGATGGATGCCGATGCGAGGGGGGGAGCAGCCCTTTCCATTACTTACGTGACGGGTAAACCAATCCTCTTCTTGGGTGTGGGGCAGGGATATGAAGATCTGGTGGAGTTCAAGCCGGAGCTAATCCTGAAGCCCCTCTTGGAGGAGGGCTGA
- the gatB gene encoding Asp-tRNA(Asn)/Glu-tRNA(Gln) amidotransferase subunit GatB: MQTKIGFEVHLQLKTERKLYCDCPTNYAEVPPNTNVCPICTGMPGAKPMMPNRAAVEAAVEISLMLGCCIQTGKPLYIQRKHYDYPDLPSGYQRTSVPLAVEGSLEGVRIREVHLEEDPGQYDPVSGSVDFNRSGIPLVEIVTEPDLRSPEEARRFLRLLTRVLEYTGKVRPEAGGAMRVDVNVSLEGGGRVEVKNINSVKGVYKALKFELQRQAERLRRGEKVKRETRAYLESQMITVPMRMKEFEEDYRYIPDPDLPPLFLEEEWVEEIRKRMVEPPHLREKRLVEEYGISPSAAKVITSERELADLFERVAKEVNPSFAADWFRTKLKKVLNYLGLRAGEVKFSVEQFLSLLKMVEGGKISREQGELVLRELVRKPREPEEILIELGLLPLEEEELEELMERVLEENKGAVEDYLRGREEALNFLTGKVLKASKGRADPREVVRRLKEKLEERRGKD, from the coding sequence ATGCAGACAAAGATAGGTTTTGAGGTCCACCTACAACTGAAAACGGAGAGGAAGCTCTATTGCGATTGTCCCACCAACTATGCCGAAGTACCTCCGAACACGAATGTGTGCCCTATCTGTACGGGCATGCCAGGAGCCAAGCCCATGATGCCCAACCGTGCCGCCGTGGAGGCGGCCGTGGAAATCTCCCTCATGCTTGGTTGTTGCATTCAGACGGGTAAACCCCTCTATATCCAAAGGAAGCACTACGATTATCCCGATCTGCCGAGTGGCTATCAGCGTACCAGCGTACCGCTGGCCGTGGAGGGTAGCTTGGAAGGAGTTAGGATAAGGGAGGTTCATTTGGAGGAAGATCCAGGGCAGTACGATCCCGTTTCGGGTTCCGTGGATTTCAACAGGTCCGGCATACCCTTGGTGGAAATCGTGACTGAACCCGACCTTCGTTCTCCTGAGGAAGCCAGACGTTTCCTCCGTCTCCTCACAAGGGTACTCGAATACACGGGCAAGGTGAGGCCAGAAGCGGGTGGTGCGATGAGGGTGGATGTAAACGTTTCGCTAGAAGGAGGGGGAAGGGTGGAAGTTAAAAACATCAATTCGGTAAAAGGGGTTTATAAAGCCTTGAAGTTCGAACTTCAGCGTCAAGCTGAGAGGCTCAGGAGAGGGGAAAAGGTAAAGAGGGAAACAAGAGCCTACCTGGAGAGCCAGATGATCACCGTGCCCATGCGCATGAAGGAGTTCGAGGAAGACTATCGATACATTCCGGATCCCGATCTCCCACCCCTTTTCTTGGAAGAGGAATGGGTGGAGGAGATCAGGAAGAGGATGGTTGAACCTCCCCATCTGAGAGAGAAGAGGCTGGTGGAGGAATATGGGATTTCTCCTTCCGCTGCCAAGGTAATCACCAGCGAGAGGGAATTGGCAGACCTCTTTGAAAGGGTGGCGAAGGAGGTGAATCCTTCCTTCGCGGCTGATTGGTTTAGGACCAAGTTGAAGAAGGTCCTAAATTACCTTGGACTCAGGGCGGGAGAAGTCAAGTTTTCGGTGGAGCAGTTTCTTTCCCTCTTGAAGATGGTTGAAGGGGGGAAGATTTCGAGGGAACAGGGAGAACTCGTACTAAGGGAACTGGTTAGGAAACCCAGGGAACCCGAGGAAATCCTGATCGAGCTTGGATTACTACCGTTGGAGGAGGAGGAGCTGGAGGAACTGATGGAAAGAGTTCTGGAAGAGAATAAAGGAGCAGTGGAAGATTATCTTCGTGGGAGAGAGGAGGCCCTCAACTTCCTCACGGGTAAGGTTCTCAAAGCCAGTAAGGGCAGGGCAGATCCTAGGGAAGTGGTCAGGAGATTAAAGGAAAAGCTGGAGGAGAGGCGTGGGAAGGACTAG
- a CDS encoding phosphoribosylanthranilate isomerase codes for MAVLIKMCGFTREEDVEKACELGVELVGVILVPGSPRRVSLERAKELFERVRGRAKTVAVLRPKRPEEIWEVHRKLGPEIMQVNPLFPLHELERKGGGELMITVSVPPHPGEELWKKAREAEERGDYVLLDTEGPLGGGTGETHDWSVSRRIREVLRKPVFLAGGLHARNVRRAIEEVRPDGVDVSSGIEVSPGIKDARLMREFVEAVRA; via the coding sequence ATGGCCGTGCTGATAAAGATGTGTGGGTTTACCAGGGAGGAGGATGTGGAAAAGGCATGCGAGTTGGGGGTGGAGCTGGTAGGGGTAATCCTAGTCCCTGGTTCTCCTAGGAGGGTTTCCCTGGAAAGGGCGAAGGAGCTCTTCGAGAGGGTAAGGGGGAGGGCTAAGACGGTGGCGGTGCTGAGACCCAAGAGACCCGAAGAGATTTGGGAGGTCCATCGAAAATTGGGTCCGGAAATTATGCAGGTGAACCCCCTCTTTCCCCTGCACGAGTTGGAGAGGAAGGGAGGGGGGGAACTCATGATCACCGTTTCCGTTCCCCCCCATCCTGGGGAGGAACTCTGGAAGAAGGCGAGGGAAGCGGAGGAAAGGGGGGACTATGTCCTCCTCGATACCGAGGGACCCCTTGGAGGAGGAACGGGAGAAACCCACGATTGGTCGGTGAGTAGGAGGATAAGGGAAGTTCTCAGAAAGCCCGTATTTTTGGCGGGAGGTCTCCATGCCCGTAACGTGAGAAGGGCTATAGAAGAGGTGAGACCGGACGGTGTGGACGTTTCCAGCGGAATAGAGGTCTCTCCAGGAATAAAGGACGCAAGGCTCATGAGGGAGTTCGTGGAAGCCGTGAGGGCTTAG
- a CDS encoding 4-vinyl reductase, translated as MEEAKKEMEKYLEKNWRKAFEMWFCCMLQMGKKVEEVIPRDIRTGLPYSLLYEIGVGCGKKAGRWMMEEFKLEGKDIREKVKYSNAFFECSGVGEIEFFKEGEKRIFRFKGGSFIAKRLKTGMKTCHYLAGFIAGVTEVFVGRKFKVEEIRCVSQGDKHCDFWVFPKP; from the coding sequence ATGGAAGAAGCCAAGAAAGAAATGGAAAAATATCTGGAAAAGAATTGGAGAAAAGCCTTTGAAATGTGGTTTTGTTGTATGCTCCAAATGGGTAAGAAGGTGGAAGAGGTAATACCGAGGGACATAAGAACGGGTCTCCCCTATTCCCTCCTCTACGAAATAGGTGTGGGTTGTGGAAAGAAAGCGGGAAGATGGATGATGGAGGAATTCAAGCTTGAGGGAAAGGACATAAGGGAGAAGGTGAAGTATTCGAACGCTTTTTTCGAGTGCAGCGGGGTTGGGGAGATCGAGTTCTTCAAGGAAGGGGAGAAAAGAATTTTCAGGTTCAAGGGGGGCTCCTTCATTGCCAAAAGGCTGAAGACGGGAATGAAGACTTGCCACTATTTGGCAGGTTTCATAGCAGGAGTGACGGAGGTTTTTGTGGGAAGAAAGTTCAAGGTAGAGGAAATAAGGTGTGTTTCCCAGGGAGACAAGCACTGCGACTTCTGGGTCTTTCCTAAACCTTAA
- the glmM gene encoding phosphoglucosamine mutase — protein MPKLFGTFGVRGIANLELTPELAYKLALALATHLGNQGEVVVGRDNRTSSEMLEQAVIAGLTAGGCKVLDLGLVPTPVLSFGVKYFGGSAGVMITASHNPPEYNGVKFWEADGSGFSREREEEIEKLLEGGELKKVGWKEIGRVERVDALEPYREEVLKRVKVRERLKVVVDCGNAVGSLVVPQLLSDLGMQVVSLNDYLDGTYPSRKLEPLPENLTLLSRTVSSCGADLGIALDGDADRSVVADETGRVLMGDRVFALVARHYLRGRKRPRIITPVATSSVIDDVARELGGEVIRTRVGEPEIVGEFKRRGGDLGGEENGGVMFFDWSMCREGIFTSLKFLEALAESGKKTSEFDATLPLYFQVKERVPCPNELKAKVMEELEREFSSYPLDRTDGVKVLMEDGWLLLRPSGTEPIFRCFAEARTERRAKQLAELGLRKLKEVMGRMG, from the coding sequence ATGCCAAAGCTCTTCGGAACCTTCGGGGTGAGGGGAATAGCCAACTTGGAGCTCACTCCGGAGCTCGCTTATAAGTTGGCTTTGGCCCTGGCCACCCACTTGGGAAATCAGGGTGAAGTGGTGGTGGGGAGGGATAACCGTACCTCCTCGGAGATGTTGGAGCAAGCGGTGATTGCAGGGCTAACGGCTGGAGGATGCAAGGTTTTGGACCTCGGTCTGGTCCCGACTCCCGTGCTTTCCTTTGGAGTGAAATACTTCGGAGGCTCTGCAGGGGTGATGATCACGGCCTCCCACAATCCACCCGAGTACAATGGGGTGAAGTTCTGGGAAGCGGATGGAAGCGGTTTCTCGAGGGAAAGGGAGGAAGAAATAGAAAAGTTGCTGGAGGGGGGAGAACTCAAGAAGGTGGGGTGGAAGGAGATAGGGAGGGTGGAAAGAGTCGATGCCCTGGAGCCCTATAGGGAGGAGGTACTGAAGAGGGTGAAGGTTCGGGAAAGACTGAAAGTGGTGGTGGACTGTGGGAATGCGGTGGGATCTTTGGTGGTTCCGCAACTCCTTTCCGACTTGGGTATGCAGGTGGTCTCGTTGAACGATTATCTGGATGGTACCTATCCCTCCAGAAAACTCGAGCCCCTCCCCGAAAATCTCACCCTTCTTTCCCGCACGGTCTCTTCCTGCGGGGCGGATCTGGGCATAGCTTTGGATGGGGATGCCGATCGCTCGGTGGTGGCCGATGAAACGGGAAGAGTATTGATGGGTGACAGGGTCTTCGCCCTTGTGGCCAGACACTATCTCAGGGGAAGGAAGAGGCCGAGGATCATCACCCCGGTGGCTACGAGCTCCGTGATAGACGATGTGGCGAGGGAGCTGGGGGGAGAGGTGATACGTACAAGGGTGGGGGAACCGGAAATCGTGGGAGAGTTCAAGAGAAGGGGGGGAGATCTGGGTGGCGAGGAGAATGGAGGGGTAATGTTTTTCGACTGGTCCATGTGCAGGGAAGGCATCTTCACTTCCCTCAAGTTCTTGGAAGCCTTGGCGGAAAGTGGAAAGAAGACCTCGGAATTCGATGCCACCCTCCCCCTCTATTTCCAAGTGAAGGAGAGGGTTCCATGCCCGAACGAATTGAAAGCTAAGGTAATGGAAGAATTGGAAAGGGAATTTTCCTCCTATCCCCTTGACCGAACGGATGGGGTGAAGGTCTTAATGGAAGATGGATGGTTGCTCCTCAGGCCTTCGGGCACGGAACCCATCTTCAGGTGTTTCGCGGAGGCTAGGACGGAAAGAAGGGCCAAACAATTGGCGGAGCTGGGTCTCAGGAAGTTAAAAGAAGTGATGGGAAGGATGGGATGA
- the pfdA gene encoding prefoldin subunit alpha: protein MPELTEKEREELEKSLLELNRGRVLMEAMREQIALLSTTLSELSSTIETIKKLKELPEGTEILTPIGSGSFVRAKLMPLEKILTGVGAEVVIERTPEEALKFLEEKSAEVGRAVQRLQSEMANLQQKMEDLRPQIEKLLSKVKEK, encoded by the coding sequence ATGCCAGAACTGACGGAAAAGGAAAGGGAGGAATTGGAGAAGTCCCTTTTGGAGCTGAACAGGGGAAGGGTCTTGATGGAGGCCATGAGGGAGCAAATAGCCCTCCTGAGCACCACCCTTTCCGAGCTTTCCTCGACCATAGAGACCATCAAAAAGCTCAAAGAGTTGCCGGAAGGGACGGAGATCCTGACCCCCATAGGTTCGGGTTCCTTCGTGAGGGCCAAGCTCATGCCCCTTGAGAAGATTTTGACTGGGGTGGGTGCGGAAGTCGTGATAGAAAGAACGCCCGAGGAGGCTTTGAAGTTCCTGGAGGAAAAATCCGCTGAGGTGGGGAGGGCAGTTCAGAGGCTCCAGTCGGAGATGGCAAACCTACAACAGAAAATGGAAGACCTCCGACCCCAAATAGAGAAGCTCCTTTCGAAGGTTAAAGAGAAGTGA
- a CDS encoding type II CAAX endopeptidase family protein produces the protein MGRTRNGLILTVWASCFMGMALSRAVGRISLSLTPLGDGLGYSLPLFLVFRFTKRGGFWKSVGIRKEGLSSSFLWLFTLFLLFSFLIAFYGKAVALVLGEDPAEEMFRRMKEELPTWYFVYFAFASFLPVALVEEVTFRGFILRELLPMGPMRAIFLSSLMHSLSHLWYAELGVPGLTMFGSAFLFFLWMGMVYAKTGNLIAPIFMHGLNNFSLSLRFFLGEGAVEVLSLFLLFLSWLSLLYLLLFRGKGLREERRKEERLRAREEGLKRMMERLDSFRKEGKISEEEWKRLKGVYKARLEELEREKSEK, from the coding sequence GTGGGAAGGACTAGGAATGGGTTGATCCTGACGGTGTGGGCTTCATGTTTCATGGGAATGGCCCTTTCGAGGGCAGTGGGGAGAATAAGCCTTTCCCTTACCCCCCTGGGTGATGGACTGGGATATTCCCTCCCCCTCTTCCTGGTCTTTCGTTTCACCAAGAGGGGAGGGTTCTGGAAGTCGGTTGGGATCAGGAAGGAGGGTCTTTCTTCAAGTTTTCTTTGGCTCTTCACCCTTTTCCTCCTCTTCTCTTTTCTCATAGCCTTCTACGGGAAAGCGGTTGCTTTGGTTTTGGGGGAGGATCCGGCCGAGGAGATGTTCAGGAGGATGAAAGAAGAATTGCCCACTTGGTACTTCGTCTATTTCGCCTTCGCTTCCTTCCTACCCGTTGCCCTGGTGGAGGAAGTTACCTTCAGGGGTTTCATCCTGAGGGAGCTTTTGCCCATGGGTCCGATGAGGGCCATCTTCCTCAGTTCGCTCATGCACTCCCTTTCCCACCTTTGGTATGCGGAGTTGGGTGTACCGGGTCTCACCATGTTTGGCTCGGCCTTTCTTTTTTTCCTCTGGATGGGAATGGTTTATGCCAAGACGGGGAACCTCATAGCACCTATCTTCATGCATGGTTTGAACAACTTCTCCCTCTCCCTAAGATTTTTCTTGGGTGAGGGAGCGGTGGAGGTCCTTTCCCTCTTCCTCCTCTTCCTCAGTTGGCTTTCCCTGCTCTATCTGCTCCTTTTCCGAGGGAAAGGTCTGAGGGAGGAGAGAAGAAAGGAGGAAAGACTCAGGGCGAGGGAGGAAGGATTGAAGAGGATGATGGAAAGACTGGATTCCTTCAGGAAGGAAGGAAAGATCTCGGAGGAAGAATGGAAGAGATTGAAGGGGGTCTACAAGGCTAGGCTGGAGGAATTGGAAAGGGAAAAGTCGGAGAAATAA
- the gatA gene encoding Asp-tRNA(Asn)/Glu-tRNA(Gln) amidotransferase subunit GatA: MDTLKKLEALKRGELSAVENLEYFLERIERLNPKLNAFLQLNPKAREEAEEVDRRIRKGEGGRLSGLVVAVKSNINVLGLKATCASRTLEDYVSTYDAEVITRIRREGGIVVGMTNMDEFACGSSGENSAFGPTENPAAPGYIPGGSSSGSAAAVAAGLCDLALGTDTGGSIRNPASHCGVAGLKPTYGLVPRHGLIDLGMSLDQIGPLAPDVHGLSLLMECIAGLNPKEGVMLEVERVSYGDLERGVEGMRVGICPQFFALTDPRINEVIERRIEELRDLGAKVEEVSIPHLEHALSAYYLIVSVEFFSATRRFDGRKYGKRIEEVCGEEVLRRIAIGSYISRKEYRGKYYQRALQLRTLIRKEFSSAFEKVEVLVGPTVPKLPHRLGQKLSPLEMYAYDYLTVPANLAGICAGVVRGGEVDGIPVGIQVQGPPLGEEKVLRVMRALEVMGCRQR; the protein is encoded by the coding sequence ATGGACACGCTGAAGAAACTGGAAGCTCTGAAAAGGGGGGAACTCTCTGCGGTGGAAAACTTGGAGTACTTTTTGGAGCGTATAGAGAGGCTGAATCCAAAGCTTAACGCCTTTCTCCAACTGAACCCCAAGGCCAGGGAAGAGGCGGAGGAAGTGGATAGGAGGATCAGAAAGGGGGAGGGGGGGAGGCTTTCGGGGCTGGTGGTGGCCGTCAAATCCAACATCAACGTGTTGGGCTTGAAAGCCACCTGTGCTTCGAGAACGCTGGAGGATTATGTTTCTACCTACGATGCCGAGGTCATCACGAGGATAAGGAGGGAGGGGGGCATAGTGGTGGGAATGACCAACATGGACGAGTTTGCATGCGGTTCCAGCGGGGAAAACAGTGCCTTCGGTCCTACAGAAAATCCGGCTGCTCCGGGATATATTCCGGGAGGATCCAGTAGCGGGAGTGCAGCGGCGGTGGCAGCAGGGCTCTGCGATTTGGCCCTAGGGACGGATACGGGCGGGTCCATCAGGAATCCCGCCAGCCATTGTGGGGTGGCAGGATTGAAGCCCACCTATGGGTTGGTTCCGAGGCATGGTCTCATAGATTTGGGGATGAGCCTAGACCAGATAGGTCCCCTCGCTCCCGATGTTCACGGTCTTTCCCTCCTCATGGAATGCATAGCCGGTTTGAACCCCAAAGAAGGAGTGATGTTGGAGGTGGAGAGGGTCTCCTATGGGGATCTTGAAAGGGGTGTGGAGGGGATGCGCGTGGGCATATGCCCTCAGTTTTTCGCCCTCACCGATCCACGCATCAACGAAGTGATCGAGAGGAGGATAGAAGAACTCCGAGACTTGGGGGCGAAGGTGGAGGAGGTCTCCATACCACATCTGGAGCACGCTCTTTCCGCCTACTACCTCATCGTCTCCGTGGAGTTTTTCTCGGCCACCCGTAGGTTCGATGGAAGGAAGTACGGCAAGCGTATCGAAGAGGTTTGCGGGGAGGAAGTGCTCAGGAGGATAGCTATAGGAAGTTACATAAGTAGGAAAGAATATCGGGGGAAATATTATCAAAGGGCCCTGCAGCTCAGGACCCTCATAAGGAAGGAGTTCTCCTCGGCCTTTGAAAAAGTAGAAGTGCTGGTGGGACCTACCGTGCCCAAACTTCCCCACAGGTTGGGACAGAAGCTTTCTCCTCTAGAGATGTATGCCTATGACTACCTCACCGTTCCAGCCAACTTGGCAGGCATTTGCGCAGGAGTGGTGAGGGGAGGAGAAGTGGATGGGATTCCGGTGGGAATCCAAGTTCAGGGTCCACCCTTAGGCGAGGAGAAGGTCCTGAGGGTGATGAGGGCCCTGGAAGTGATGGGATGCAGACAAAGATAG
- the amrS gene encoding AmmeMemoRadiSam system radical SAM enzyme codes for MKKQAEFWESTEEGIRCLLCPRLCSIPEGKTGFCGARKNEGGKLYTLIYGTVTAANPDPIEKKPLHHFWPGSLVFSLSSVGCNFKCDFCQNWELSQSRLGEVYTRELAPEEAVEGAKETECSGIAFTYNEPSIWWEYCYDVSKLAKKEGLYTVMVTNGYLNLPAWEKLSPYLDAANVDVKAFTDRFYRKFPGVPSLKPVLESCEWLVRKGKHLEVTYLLIPGENDDPEEIREFCRWVREKLSPDIPVHFSRFFPHYKLKGKPSTPLSTLERAKRIAKEEGIEFVYLGNVALEGAEDTLCPSCGELLVKREGFSVLDYKLKNGKCPKCGRRIRMVGKFEGGRSWWIL; via the coding sequence ATGAAAAAACAGGCTGAATTCTGGGAATCTACGGAAGAGGGGATAAGGTGCCTCCTCTGCCCCCGACTCTGCTCCATCCCGGAAGGGAAAACGGGTTTCTGCGGGGCGAGGAAGAACGAGGGAGGAAAACTTTATACCCTCATCTATGGTACCGTGACCGCAGCCAATCCAGATCCCATCGAAAAGAAACCCTTACACCACTTCTGGCCGGGATCCCTCGTTTTTTCCCTTTCCAGTGTGGGATGTAACTTTAAATGTGACTTCTGCCAGAACTGGGAGCTTTCCCAATCTAGACTGGGAGAGGTCTACACCAGAGAACTTGCACCCGAGGAAGCGGTGGAAGGAGCCAAAGAAACCGAGTGTTCCGGCATAGCTTTCACCTATAACGAACCCTCGATTTGGTGGGAATACTGCTACGATGTCTCCAAATTGGCGAAGAAGGAGGGCCTTTACACGGTGATGGTGACCAATGGTTATTTGAACCTCCCAGCTTGGGAAAAACTCTCCCCCTACTTGGATGCCGCCAATGTAGACGTGAAAGCCTTTACGGACAGGTTTTACCGCAAGTTTCCGGGTGTTCCCAGCTTAAAGCCTGTCTTAGAAAGCTGTGAGTGGCTGGTGAGGAAGGGGAAACATTTGGAGGTGACCTACCTTCTCATCCCGGGAGAGAACGATGATCCGGAGGAAATAAGGGAGTTCTGCAGGTGGGTGAGGGAAAAACTTTCCCCCGACATCCCCGTGCACTTCAGCAGGTTCTTTCCTCACTACAAGTTGAAGGGAAAACCCTCCACCCCGCTCTCCACCCTCGAGAGGGCCAAGAGAATAGCCAAGGAAGAGGGAATAGAGTTCGTATACCTTGGGAATGTGGCTTTGGAAGGGGCAGAAGATACCCTCTGTCCTTCATGCGGGGAACTTCTGGTGAAAAGGGAGGGTTTCTCCGTTTTGGATTACAAACTAAAGAACGGGAAATGTCCGAAGTGCGGGAGAAGGATAAGGATGGTTGGAAAGTTCGAGGGGGGGAGAAGCTGGTGGATCCTATAG
- the trpB gene encoding tryptophan synthase subunit beta has translation MKGRFGRFGGRYVSEVLVQALEELEEAFERIYPTQEFQRELNLLLRDYAGRPTPLYHARGLSELTGCKIYLKREDLVTGGSHKLNNCLGQALLAKRMGKTRLITETAAGQHGLATAMAGNVVGMEVEVFMGVKDMERQASNVKRMRLLGAKVTPVSTGSGVLKDAVSDTLREWARCTRTTHYLMGSTVGPHPFPEIVATFQSVIGKELREQILEREGRLPDAIVACGSGGSNALGAFRAFLQDEGVRLYFVEGGGESLEAENSAAAFQLGRPGVLHGALMQLLQDEYGQVKPSKTRAAGLNYPGRGPEISHLCEIGRVKACYAFDREVFEAVRITCKAEGLLPALETAHALAYVLNHPEEFSRGEVVVINFSGRGDKDLEVIMRYFYGD, from the coding sequence TTGAAGGGAAGGTTCGGTAGATTCGGGGGGAGGTACGTGAGCGAGGTCCTCGTGCAGGCATTGGAGGAGTTGGAGGAGGCCTTCGAAAGGATTTATCCTACCCAAGAGTTTCAGAGGGAACTCAACCTTCTCCTCAGAGACTATGCCGGTCGTCCGACCCCCCTTTATCATGCAAGGGGGTTGAGCGAGCTCACGGGATGCAAGATCTACCTGAAGAGGGAGGATCTGGTCACGGGAGGTTCGCACAAACTCAACAACTGTTTGGGGCAGGCCCTCTTGGCCAAAAGGATGGGAAAAACCAGGCTCATCACGGAAACGGCGGCTGGGCAGCACGGTCTGGCAACGGCCATGGCGGGAAACGTGGTAGGGATGGAAGTCGAAGTCTTCATGGGAGTAAAGGACATGGAAAGACAGGCGAGTAATGTAAAGCGTATGCGTTTGTTGGGCGCTAAGGTAACTCCCGTGAGCACGGGTTCTGGAGTACTCAAGGATGCTGTTTCCGATACCCTGAGGGAGTGGGCAAGGTGTACCAGAACCACCCATTACCTCATGGGTTCCACGGTTGGACCCCATCCCTTTCCGGAAATTGTGGCAACCTTCCAAAGCGTGATAGGGAAGGAGCTGAGGGAACAGATCCTGGAAAGGGAGGGAAGACTACCCGATGCCATCGTAGCTTGTGGGAGTGGAGGTAGCAATGCCCTGGGAGCCTTTAGGGCTTTCCTCCAAGACGAGGGGGTGAGGCTCTACTTCGTGGAGGGTGGAGGAGAGAGTCTTGAAGCCGAAAACAGTGCTGCCGCCTTCCAATTGGGCAGGCCTGGAGTGCTTCATGGGGCCCTCATGCAACTCCTCCAAGACGAGTATGGACAGGTCAAACCTTCCAAGACGAGGGCCGCCGGCCTTAACTATCCTGGGAGGGGACCGGAGATTTCCCATCTCTGTGAAATAGGCCGAGTGAAAGCATGTTATGCCTTCGACAGGGAGGTCTTTGAGGCCGTGAGGATTACCTGTAAAGCCGAGGGGCTTCTCCCCGCCCTCGAGACCGCCCACGCCTTGGCGTACGTTTTGAACCATCCGGAAGAATTCTCGAGGGGGGAAGTGGTGGTGATAAACTTCTCTGGGAGAGGGGATAAGGACCTAGAAGTAATCATGAGGTATTTCTATGGAGATTGA
- the trpA gene encoding tryptophan synthase subunit alpha, whose product MEIEEKFEELRKRGEGALMPHVYFGDPSPEFSFKLIHTLVESGADLLELGIPFSDPIADGPTFIAACERALSSGVTPPKCLEAIRELREEGLHLPILLTTYYNLIFSKGLEEFCEEAKKAGVQGLIVPDLPVEEAGELLRVTRKKGLHLILQVAPTTSQKRLERIVVEASGFLYLIGVEGVTGAREELASSTLELVGRVRGLTSLPLLVGFGISHPDHVRVLRRSGADGCVVGSAIARLYSERLEEPEKTLPAISRFVRSLKEATKE is encoded by the coding sequence ATGGAGATTGAGGAGAAGTTCGAGGAACTCAGGAAGAGGGGAGAGGGGGCCCTCATGCCCCATGTTTACTTCGGGGATCCCTCTCCCGAATTCTCCTTCAAGCTCATTCATACTTTGGTGGAAAGCGGAGCGGACTTGCTAGAGTTGGGTATACCTTTTTCCGATCCCATTGCCGACGGTCCAACCTTCATAGCTGCTTGCGAGAGGGCTCTTTCCTCCGGAGTCACCCCTCCGAAGTGTCTCGAAGCCATTAGGGAATTGAGGGAAGAGGGTTTGCATCTTCCTATCTTACTCACCACCTATTACAACCTCATCTTTTCGAAGGGGCTGGAAGAGTTTTGCGAAGAGGCAAAAAAGGCAGGGGTTCAGGGGCTCATCGTTCCAGACCTTCCCGTGGAGGAAGCTGGGGAGTTGCTGCGCGTGACGAGGAAAAAGGGTCTCCACCTCATCCTTCAGGTGGCGCCCACTACCAGTCAGAAGAGGTTGGAAAGGATAGTGGTGGAGGCCTCGGGTTTCCTCTACCTCATAGGGGTGGAAGGAGTAACGGGTGCTAGGGAGGAGCTGGCATCTTCCACGCTAGAGCTGGTGGGAAGGGTGAGAGGACTCACCTCCCTTCCCCTCCTAGTGGGTTTTGGGATTTCCCACCCGGATCATGTGAGGGTCCTCAGGAGGAGCGGAGCCGATGGATGTGTGGTGGGAAGTGCCATAGCCAGGCTCTATTCGGAAAGGCTGGAGGAACCGGAAAAGACCCTTCCCGCCATTTCCCGGTTCGTGAGATCCCTGAAAGAGGCCACGAAGGAATAA